One Gemmatimonadota bacterium genomic window, AAGGGGTTTGTAGATCGTAAATTGTCGTCGTGTCCGGGCGGCAGCCACTCAGAACACTCGCCCGAGAAGGCGCGCACACGGCTTGCTGGCAGTAAGCCCGCTCAAAGAGGACGCCCTCTGCGGCCAATTGATCGATGTTCGGCGACTGTACAAAATCCTGACCATAACAACCGAGTTGAGGACGAAGATCATCTACGGCGATGAATAGCACGTTCATTTTTTTCACAAGTTCCTCCCACAGGCATTGGGTTTTTCGTTTTGATTGAGGAGACGCAGGGCAATATAAGAGCCTTGATATAAAAATCAAGCCACACAATAGATCAAAGGTTGACAAGACGAGTTCTGTGATACCATATTACGATCATGGGATTTGCGATTTTGAATACTATATCAGGAGGGTATCATGGCGCAGGATACTTTACGAGAGGTTACGACGGATACGGTCCCCCATAGAGTCCTGGGCAAGACCGGAGAGCAGGTACCCATTCTGGGTTATGGATCTGCCCCCGGTGGGATGGGGCTTTCAGATGAGGACGCTATTGCGCTTTGCCATAAGGTGATTGATCTGGGGGTGACGTATATCGATACAGCGCCCGGATATGGTCGGGCGCATGTTCAACTGGGGCAGGTGATGGCGGAGCGGCGAGATGAGGTGTTTTTGGTGACCAAGACAGCGGCGGATGAAGCGGAACAAGCTCTGAAGATATTGGAGAATGGGCTGAAAGATTTGCAGACGGATCACGTGGATCTGGTTTACGTGCATTCGATGGGCCGTAGAGATGTAGATCGGGTGCTGGCTCCCGATGGTGCGCTGGCAGGGTTGCGGGAAGCCCAGCGGCGGGGCTGGACGCGATTTATAGGGGTGACAGCGCACAATGCACCCTGGAGGACCGCTCGTGTGTTGCGGGAGGCGGATATAGATGTGGTGATGCTCGCCATAAATCTCGCTGATCGCTATACTTATAATTTTGAGAATGAAGTGTTGCCTCTGGCGTATGAGCAGAATGTGGGCGTGGCGGCAATGAAGGTTTACGGCGGGGCGCAGGGTATGACGTATCAAACGCCCAGGACTTCGGCTTTGGCCGCGCATGGGCCACACGATCACGAGACAGCATTGCGTTACGCGCTGGGATTGCCCGGTGTTTGCACGGCTGTGATCGGCATGTTTTCGGAGGCTGAGCTCGTGCAGAATCTGGAGTGGGCGCGGCGATTTACGCCGCTGAATGCAGCAGATGGTATTGCTCTTGAGGCTCTTGGTCGAGAGATTGCGGCGGATTGGGG contains:
- a CDS encoding aldo/keto reductase, which produces MAQDTLREVTTDTVPHRVLGKTGEQVPILGYGSAPGGMGLSDEDAIALCHKVIDLGVTYIDTAPGYGRAHVQLGQVMAERRDEVFLVTKTAADEAEQALKILENGLKDLQTDHVDLVYVHSMGRRDVDRVLAPDGALAGLREAQRRGWTRFIGVTAHNAPWRTARVLREADIDVVMLAINLADRYTYNFENEVLPLAYEQNVGVAAMKVYGGAQGMTYQTPRTSALAAHGPHDHETALRYALGLPGVCTAVIGMFSEAELVQNLEWARRFTPLNAADGIALEALGREIAADWGPHYGAVE